One Paenibacillus sp. FSL H7-0737 DNA segment encodes these proteins:
- the icd gene encoding NADP-dependent isocitrate dehydrogenase: MLKLEKFDLPTEGEQITIKEGKLQVPNNPIIPFIEGDGTGRDIWKASKRVLDAAVTKAYGGTKQIAWYEVFAGEKAFNTYGEWLPNDTLEAIREYFVAIKGPLTTPIGGGIRSLNVALRQELDLYVCLRPVRYFQGVPSPVKRPELVDMVIFRENTEDIYAGIEYQEGSAEVKKVIEFLQKEMGVNKIRFPETSGIGIKPVSSEGSKRLVRAAIEYAIKHGRKSVTLVHKGNIMKFTEGAFKNWGYEVAEQEFGDKVFTWSQYDVIKERDGEAAANAAQKDAEAAGKIIIKDAIADIALQQVLTRPTDFDVIATLNLNGDYLSDALAAQIGGIGIAPGANINYITGHAIFEATHGTAPKYADKDVVNPGSVILSGVMLLEHLGWQEAADLIYKGMETAINNKTVTYDFARLMEGATELKCSAFADEIINHL, from the coding sequence ATGTTGAAACTAGAAAAATTCGATCTACCTACAGAAGGCGAACAAATCACGATTAAAGAAGGAAAACTACAAGTTCCGAATAATCCAATCATTCCTTTTATCGAGGGTGACGGTACAGGCCGTGATATTTGGAAAGCTTCCAAGCGCGTACTTGATGCAGCAGTAACTAAAGCTTATGGTGGCACTAAGCAAATCGCTTGGTACGAAGTATTTGCTGGCGAAAAAGCTTTCAATACATATGGTGAATGGTTGCCAAATGATACGTTGGAAGCAATCCGCGAATATTTTGTGGCGATCAAGGGACCACTTACTACTCCAATCGGAGGCGGTATTCGTTCATTGAATGTAGCTTTGCGTCAAGAATTGGATTTGTACGTATGTCTGCGTCCAGTTCGTTATTTCCAAGGTGTACCTTCTCCTGTTAAACGTCCTGAGCTGGTGGATATGGTTATTTTCCGTGAGAATACAGAGGATATCTATGCAGGGATTGAATATCAAGAAGGCTCTGCTGAAGTGAAGAAAGTCATTGAATTCCTGCAAAAAGAGATGGGAGTTAACAAAATCCGTTTCCCTGAAACTTCTGGTATTGGTATCAAACCGGTATCCTCCGAAGGTTCGAAGCGCTTGGTGCGCGCTGCAATTGAATATGCAATCAAACACGGACGTAAGAGTGTAACGCTTGTTCACAAAGGAAACATCATGAAGTTCACTGAAGGTGCCTTTAAAAACTGGGGTTATGAAGTAGCTGAGCAAGAGTTCGGAGATAAGGTCTTCACTTGGAGTCAATATGATGTGATTAAGGAACGTGACGGTGAGGCTGCCGCTAATGCTGCTCAGAAGGATGCTGAAGCTGCTGGCAAAATCATTATCAAGGATGCAATTGCGGATATCGCGCTGCAACAAGTTCTGACTCGTCCAACTGATTTCGATGTTATTGCTACGTTGAACCTGAACGGGGATTACCTGTCCGACGCACTGGCTGCACAAATCGGCGGCATCGGCATCGCTCCTGGAGCGAACATTAACTACATTACTGGCCACGCCATCTTTGAAGCTACCCATGGTACAGCTCCTAAATATGCAGACAAAGACGTTGTGAATCCTGGTTCTGTCATTCTGTCCGGCGTAATGCTCTTGGAGCACTTGGGCTGGCAGGAAGCAGCGGACCTGATTTATAAAGGTATGGAAACTGCTATCAACAATAAGACCGTGACTTATGACTTTGCCCGCCTGATGGAAGGTGCAACTGAGCTGAAATGCTCCGCATTTGCAGACGAAATTATTAACCACCTATAG
- the mdh gene encoding malate dehydrogenase — MAIKRYKITVVGAGFTGATTALMLAQKELGDVVLLDIPQMENPTKGKALDMQEAGPVQRFDSHIIGTSSYEDAVDSDIVIITAGIARKPGMSRDDLVNINAGIVKSVCENVRDVAPESIVIILSNPVDAMTYAAFEALGFPKNRVIGQSGVLDTARYCTFIAQELNVSVEDVRGFVIGGHGNDMVPLVRYSSVGGIPIDTLIPTDRIEEIVKRTRVGGGEIVDLLGNGSAYYAPAASLVQMTEAILKDKKRIIPVIALLEGEYGYDNLFLGVPALLGANGIEKIFELELTAEEKAALDKSAESVRSVTAILSV; from the coding sequence GTGGCGATCAAGCGTTATAAAATTACAGTGGTAGGTGCCGGTTTTACCGGCGCTACTACAGCTCTTATGTTAGCTCAAAAGGAACTTGGAGACGTTGTGCTGCTCGATATTCCACAAATGGAGAACCCAACCAAGGGTAAGGCGCTTGACATGCAAGAAGCAGGTCCTGTGCAGAGATTCGACAGTCATATTATTGGAACCTCAAGTTATGAAGATGCTGTAGATTCTGATATTGTAATTATCACTGCAGGGATTGCCCGTAAACCTGGGATGAGCCGCGACGATCTTGTGAATATCAATGCAGGGATTGTAAAGTCGGTATGCGAGAACGTAAGAGATGTAGCACCGGAATCCATCGTAATTATTTTGAGTAATCCGGTAGATGCGATGACTTATGCTGCATTTGAAGCGTTAGGCTTTCCGAAAAACCGCGTAATTGGACAATCCGGCGTGCTGGATACAGCGCGTTACTGCACTTTTATTGCACAAGAGCTGAACGTATCCGTTGAAGATGTACGTGGTTTCGTAATAGGCGGACACGGCAATGATATGGTACCGCTCGTTCGTTATTCTAGTGTCGGAGGCATTCCGATCGATACATTGATTCCTACGGATCGTATTGAGGAGATTGTGAAGCGTACACGTGTGGGTGGCGGGGAAATCGTTGACCTTTTAGGAAATGGTAGTGCGTATTATGCTCCTGCAGCCTCTTTAGTTCAGATGACGGAAGCGATCTTGAAGGATAAGAAACGGATCATTCCGGTTATTGCCTTGCTTGAAGGCGAATATGGTTATGACAATCTGTTTCTGGGCGTTCCAGCTCTTCTTGGTGCGAATGGGATTGAGAAGATCTTTGAACTGGAGCTTACGGCTGAGGAGAAAGCGGCTTTAGATAAGTCCGCAGAGTCCGTACGTAGTGTAACAGCAATATTATCTGTGTAG
- a CDS encoding SDR family oxidoreductase has product MSNDKQATKTLPPQEQHHQPGIESEMKPLPKYEPANYKAAGKLQGKAALITGGDSGIGRAVAVLFAKEGADVVISYLNEHSDAEETKRQVEQEGRKCILIPGDIGVETFCKDLIKQTVEGLGKLDILINNAAEQHPQAKIEDITSEQLERTFRTNIFAMFYLTKAAMPHLKAGSAIINTTSITAYRGSPQLLDYSSTKGAILSFTRSLSTNLAEKGIRVNGVAPGPIWTPLIPSTFDAKQVSEFGGTQPMKRPGQPEELAPAYVYLASDDSSYVTGQVIHVNGGEVVNG; this is encoded by the coding sequence ATGTCAAACGACAAGCAAGCTACGAAAACCTTACCCCCGCAAGAACAGCATCATCAGCCAGGAATTGAGAGCGAAATGAAGCCGTTGCCGAAATATGAGCCGGCTAATTATAAGGCGGCAGGTAAATTGCAGGGCAAGGCGGCACTTATTACTGGAGGAGACAGCGGGATCGGACGGGCAGTGGCTGTTCTTTTTGCAAAAGAAGGCGCCGATGTAGTTATTTCATATCTGAATGAACACTCTGATGCAGAGGAAACGAAACGCCAGGTGGAGCAGGAAGGTCGCAAATGCATTCTGATTCCAGGAGATATTGGTGTGGAAACCTTCTGTAAAGATCTCATTAAACAGACGGTAGAGGGCCTCGGGAAACTGGATATTCTCATCAATAACGCGGCGGAGCAACATCCACAAGCTAAGATTGAGGATATTACGTCCGAGCAGCTAGAGCGTACATTCCGTACGAATATTTTTGCAATGTTTTATTTGACCAAAGCGGCTATGCCTCATCTGAAAGCAGGATCAGCAATCATTAATACGACTTCGATTACCGCTTATCGTGGTAGTCCACAATTACTGGACTACTCTTCAACGAAAGGAGCCATTCTGAGCTTCACGCGTTCCTTATCTACGAATCTGGCAGAGAAAGGCATTCGGGTAAATGGCGTTGCTCCGGGTCCAATTTGGACACCGCTTATTCCATCTACTTTTGATGCAAAACAGGTTAGTGAGTTCGGCGGTACGCAGCCTATGAAGCGACCGGGACAACCGGAGGAGCTGGCCCCAGCTTATGTATATCTAGCCTCCGATGATTCGAGTTATGTGACCGGACAGGTTATCCATGTAAATGGTGGCGAGGTCGTAAACGGGTAG
- the yfbR gene encoding 5'-deoxynucleotidase: MNYHFSAYLYRLQYIQRWSLMRSTAPENVAEHSFHVALLTHMLCSIGNIHYGRSLNAERAATMALFHDASEVFTGDIATPVKYNNPRLLTNFREMERIAAERLTGMIPPELQGIYTQLMQPEDSSPDSEDVLLHSYVKAADRLDAYLKCVWEVAAGNREFAAAKEQTGAKLRGLGLQEVDYFLTHMAPSFEMSLDELSAGN, encoded by the coding sequence TTGAACTACCATTTTTCCGCCTATTTATATCGGCTTCAATATATTCAGCGCTGGAGCCTAATGCGCAGCACCGCACCTGAGAACGTTGCAGAGCATTCTTTCCATGTAGCTCTGCTCACACATATGCTCTGTTCCATTGGTAATATTCATTATGGACGTTCATTAAACGCTGAAAGAGCAGCAACTATGGCCCTGTTCCATGATGCCAGCGAAGTGTTCACGGGTGATATTGCCACACCAGTGAAATACAATAATCCTCGGCTACTTACCAACTTCCGCGAAATGGAAAGAATTGCTGCGGAACGCTTGACCGGTATGATTCCTCCCGAGCTTCAGGGCATTTACACGCAGCTCATGCAGCCAGAAGACAGTTCTCCCGATTCGGAGGACGTTCTCCTGCACAGCTACGTTAAAGCAGCCGATCGACTGGATGCTTACCTAAAGTGTGTCTGGGAGGTTGCTGCGGGCAACCGTGAATTCGCAGCGGCGAAAGAGCAGACAGGTGCGAAGCTACGCGGACTCGGCTTACAGGAAGTAGATTATTTCCTCACTCATATGGCTCCGAGTTTTGAAATGTCGCTCGATGAGCTGTCTGCTGGAAACTAA
- a CDS encoding fumarate hydratase, which produces MQHFEDSIYNLIVETSTNLPGDVRRAVAKGRALEDRATRSGLALTTIAQNIGMAEQQVSPICQDTGMPTFIIHTPVGINQIEMKKDIHNAIVRATKNGKLRPNSVDSLTGENSGDNLGAGTPVIHFEQWEEEKIDVRLILKGGGCENKNIQYSLPAELEGLGKAGRDLDGIRKCILHAVYQAQGQGCSAGFIGVGIGGDRTTGYELAKKQLFRKVEDVNPIEDLSKLEDYIMENANKLGIGTMGFGGEVSLLGCKVGVMNRLPASFFVSVAYNCWAFRRQGVLVDPSTGNIEDWLYESGTGISVDDGRDQASETEVADAGEDNAATGSREVHLTTPISEEDIRSLRVGDVVILSGEMHTGRDALHKYLMDHEAPVDLNGAVIYHCGPVMMKDEEGWHVKAAGPTTSIREEPYQGDIIKKFGIRAVIGKGGMGPKTLKALQEHGGVYLNAIGGAAQYYAECIKKVNAVDFMEFGIPEAMWHLDVDGFAAIVTMDAHGNSLHADVEKDSAAKLTQFKEPVFK; this is translated from the coding sequence ATGCAGCATTTTGAAGACAGCATTTATAATCTAATTGTTGAAACGTCCACGAACTTGCCGGGTGATGTACGCCGGGCGGTCGCCAAGGGTCGCGCACTAGAGGACAGAGCTACCCGGTCAGGTCTTGCGTTAACTACGATTGCTCAAAATATCGGAATGGCTGAGCAGCAAGTATCACCGATCTGTCAGGATACGGGAATGCCTACATTTATCATTCACACACCTGTGGGAATCAATCAGATTGAGATGAAAAAAGATATTCACAACGCCATTGTACGGGCGACCAAGAATGGTAAGCTTCGCCCAAATTCTGTAGATTCATTGACAGGTGAGAACAGCGGAGATAATTTGGGAGCAGGGACACCGGTCATTCATTTTGAACAATGGGAAGAGGAAAAAATAGATGTCAGACTGATTCTGAAGGGTGGCGGCTGCGAGAATAAGAATATTCAATACAGCCTTCCAGCAGAATTAGAAGGATTGGGCAAGGCAGGCCGTGATCTGGACGGAATTCGTAAATGTATTTTACATGCTGTTTATCAGGCACAAGGGCAAGGCTGTAGCGCTGGTTTTATTGGTGTTGGTATCGGCGGCGACCGCACAACTGGCTATGAGCTGGCTAAGAAGCAGCTGTTCCGCAAAGTGGAAGATGTTAATCCAATAGAGGATCTCAGCAAGCTGGAAGACTATATCATGGAGAATGCCAATAAGTTGGGTATTGGAACGATGGGCTTTGGTGGGGAAGTTTCGCTGCTTGGTTGTAAGGTCGGCGTAATGAATCGTTTGCCAGCCAGCTTTTTCGTATCTGTTGCCTACAACTGTTGGGCTTTCCGTCGCCAAGGTGTGCTGGTTGATCCGTCAACAGGAAATATAGAGGACTGGTTGTACGAGAGTGGTACAGGGATTTCGGTTGATGATGGACGGGACCAGGCGTCGGAAACGGAAGTGGCGGATGCAGGTGAAGACAATGCAGCTACTGGATCTCGCGAAGTCCACCTGACTACACCGATTAGTGAAGAGGATATCCGTAGTTTACGAGTTGGGGATGTAGTGATTTTATCCGGTGAAATGCATACGGGCCGCGACGCACTTCATAAATATCTAATGGATCATGAGGCTCCGGTGGATTTGAACGGTGCAGTTATCTATCACTGTGGTCCTGTAATGATGAAGGACGAGGAAGGCTGGCATGTTAAAGCAGCGGGTCCGACTACTAGTATCCGTGAAGAGCCCTATCAAGGCGATATTATCAAAAAATTTGGAATTCGTGCCGTAATCGGAAAAGGTGGAATGGGTCCTAAAACGTTAAAAGCTCTTCAGGAGCACGGGGGCGTATATCTCAATGCGATTGGTGGCGCTGCACAGTATTATGCGGAATGCATCAAGAAGGTAAATGCTGTTGATTTTATGGAATTTGGCATTCCTGAAGCAATGTGGCATTTGGATGTGGATGGTTTCGCTGCTATTGTAACGATGGATGCCCATGGCAACAGTCTGCACGCAGATGTAGAGAAAGATTCCGCAGCAAAATTAACTCAGTTTAAAGAACCTGTATTTAAATAA
- a CDS encoding VOC family protein, translated as MVPHYIRNGLLNVTPYFIVAGADQLIDFVVNCFDARINDMLRNDEGKIRHAELRIGDSIIEVSEANEKYSPVQLAIHLYVRNVDETFRKCLDAGASIIEEPLDKPYGERGAGIRDTQGNQWFLATCIE; from the coding sequence ATGGTGCCACATTATATTAGAAATGGTCTTCTTAACGTTACTCCGTATTTTATCGTGGCTGGTGCAGATCAATTGATTGATTTTGTTGTGAACTGCTTTGATGCAAGAATTAATGATATGCTGCGGAATGATGAAGGCAAGATTAGACATGCAGAACTTAGAATAGGAGATTCGATCATCGAGGTTTCCGAGGCTAATGAGAAATATTCACCAGTACAGCTCGCTATTCATCTATATGTAAGAAATGTGGATGAGACCTTTCGTAAGTGCTTGGATGCCGGGGCATCCATCATTGAAGAACCATTAGATAAGCCTTATGGGGAAAGAGGAGCGGGTATTAGAGATACTCAGGGCAATCAGTGGTTTCTTGCAACCTGTATAGAATGA